The genome window ATAGTAACCAATCTGCACATTCGTACCCAAATGAATCGTACCCTCGATTGGACTTAATTTACCCATAATCGCTTTCAATAATGTTGTTTTTCCAACACCATTCGGTCCAACCAGAGCAATTCGTTCTCCGCGATTAACATGAAGCTTTGCATTCTTAAATAATGGGTCACTCTCATCATCATAGCGTACAGCTAAATTATCGATTTTCAGCACATCATTGCCACTACGCCGATTAATCTGGAAAGCAAACGATGCAGAAGATTCGTCTCCTAATGGTCTGTCAAGCTTATCCATTTTTTCTAACTGTTTTCTTCTGCTCTGCGCACGCTTTGTCGTAGATGCGCGAACAATATTACGCTGGACAAAATCCTCTAATTTTTTAATTTCGGATTGCTGTTGTTCATATTCCCTTAATTCCTGTTCGTAATCCAATTCTTTTTGCTCTAAGAATTTAGTGTATGTGCCATGGTATTTCTTCGTTCTATGCCTTGAAATTTCATAAACAATCGAAACAGTTTTATCTAAAAAGTAGCGGTCATGTGAAACAATCACAACAGCACCAGGATAGTTGACTAAGTAGTTTTCTAACCATGAGAGAGTATCAATGTCTAAATGGTTAGTAGGCTCGTCCAAAATAAGCAGCTGCGGTTTTTGCAGTAATAATTTACCTAACGCAAGTCTTGTCTTCTGACCACCACTTAGTTCCGTAATTGGTGTGCTGTAATCGAAGTTTTGGAAATTCAAACCATTAAGTACTGCCTTAATATCAGATTCGTATTGATAGCCGCCATTCGTTTGAAAGGCATGCTGCAGTCTATCGTAGCTTTGTAAGAGTTTATCATAATCTGCTGCAGGTAAATTCGTAGCCTGCTCCATTTGTTTCTCCAGCTTTCGTAACTCTTGTTCCTGCAACTCAAGATGCTTAAATACTTCAAGCATTTCGTCCCAAATAGAATTTCCGGATTCAAGCTCCATGTGCTGCGATAGATAACCAAGTGTGAGATCCTTAGGTTTGAAAATCTCCCCATTATCATGGGAAAGCTCACCAGCCATTATTTTTAATAAAGTTGATTTTCCTGCACCATTTCGACCGACTATTGCGATACGATCATTATCTTTTACTTCTATTTTTATATTTGCCAAAATCTCTTCCGCACCGAAGGATTTGGATAGCTCATTAATTTGCATTAATATCAAAACGTTCACCTCATCAAATTCTAATTCTATTTATGTTCTAATTATACACGAAATTCATTTGTGAAATTTATCACGACTAATTACTTGATATCTGTTAAACTATAGGTATTATATAAATAACTTGATCATTGAATTGAAAAGAGGATAAGCATGGAACAAAGCAAAATTCCACAAGCAACAGCTAAACGGCTACCATTATATTATCGTTTTTTAAATAATTTAAATCAACAAGGGAAAAACCGTGTATCTTCAAAAGAACTGAGTGAAGCGGTAAAAGTTGACTCAGCAACGATTCGCAGGGATTTTTCTTATTTCGGTGCATTAGGAAAAAAAGGATACGGCTACAATGTTGAATACTTACTCGGATTCTTCCGCAGTACGTTAGATCAGCATGAAACGACAGAGGTAGCACTCATCGGTGTCGGTAACTTAGGAACCGCGTTTTTAAATTACAGCTTCCTAAAAAATAATAATATTAGAATTACAAAAGGATTTGACGCAAATCCTGAAAAGGCTGGAACGGATATTGGCGGCGTGCCTATTTATCATATTGATCAATTGCATGAGAAACTTGAAGGAATCCGTGTAGCAATATTAACTGTTCCGGCAACAGAAGCAGAATCGATTACGGAGACGCTTGTTAATGAGGGAATCGAGGGAATTCTCAACTTCACGCCAGCGAGAATTTCTGTACCAGACCATATTCGGGTACATCATATCGATCTAGCAGTTGAATTACAATCGCTCGTTTACTTTTTAAAGCATTATCCTTTAGATATTAAAAAGAAGTAACAACATCTTTTTTTGATGTGTGTTACTTCTTTTTTCGCAGAAAAGAAAGTAATAAATATTTCATCTCAAGCATCAGCGCAAGTAATCCTCTAATATTAACCGCCTATGAGTATTAATTGAAGTTGGTCCAACTGCTGTTGAATTTGTTCGGGTGTCAATGAATACTGTGCAATGATGGTAAGAGAATTCATTGCCATATGCACGATAATAGGCGTAATAATCCGCTTTGTTTTTACATATAGAAAGGCGAATACAAACCCCATTGAAGCATATATTAGGATGTGTGCTGGCTCCTGGTGAATGAAGCCGAAGATTAGCGCTGATAATAATGCAGCTAAGAAGAAATTCATCTTCTTATAGAAGCCTCCGAAGATAATTTTTCGGAAGATAATTTCCTCTAAAATTGGCCCGATAAGAGCTGGAACAACGACAAATAGAGGGATAGCACGGGAAATGTCCATTATTTGTGCAGTGTTAGCCGATCCTGGAGTTATATCAAATATAGCGATTTCTATCATTACCGCAAGTGCTTGTGCAAAATAGGCCATAAATATGCCGAGAATGGACCAGGTAATAACTTTCCCAGCTGGCGATGCATCACGCTCGGGCTGCATATGCATGTCAGGCTTCATGAGGAATAATACAATAACTAAACCTAAGATGAAACTAAATACTGTCCAGTAAATCGAGGCTTCACTGCCAGAGACAGGAAGGATTGCATAGAACAATGGCGCACCGAGATATACAGAATACTGCATGATTATGTAGGCGATAATAACGTACCAATATCGTTTCGGCAAAATAGAACGACTCCTTTTTCGTTTAAGAACTTGTTAATATAAAGGCAATGGATAATCTTTTAATAAAAATAGCCACGTCCAGCTCCAGCGCCCAGCGACTAGCGAGACTTCCCTCACCTCCGTACGATAAGTCAACATCGATTCGCTTACGCTCATCGTGTTT of Oceanobacillus zhaokaii contains these proteins:
- a CDS encoding redox-sensing transcriptional repressor Rex, which produces MEQSKIPQATAKRLPLYYRFLNNLNQQGKNRVSSKELSEAVKVDSATIRRDFSYFGALGKKGYGYNVEYLLGFFRSTLDQHETTEVALIGVGNLGTAFLNYSFLKNNNIRITKGFDANPEKAGTDIGGVPIYHIDQLHEKLEGIRVAILTVPATEAESITETLVNEGIEGILNFTPARISVPDHIRVHHIDLAVELQSLVYFLKHYPLDIKKK
- a CDS encoding CPBP family intramembrane glutamic endopeptidase produces the protein MPKRYWYVIIAYIIMQYSVYLGAPLFYAILPVSGSEASIYWTVFSFILGLVIVLFLMKPDMHMQPERDASPAGKVITWSILGIFMAYFAQALAVMIEIAIFDITPGSANTAQIMDISRAIPLFVVVPALIGPILEEIIFRKIIFGGFYKKMNFFLAALLSALIFGFIHQEPAHILIYASMGFVFAFLYVKTKRIITPIIVHMAMNSLTIIAQYSLTPEQIQQQLDQLQLILIGG
- a CDS encoding ABC-F family ATP-binding cassette domain-containing protein, which encodes MILMQINELSKSFGAEEILANIKIEVKDNDRIAIVGRNGAGKSTLLKIMAGELSHDNGEIFKPKDLTLGYLSQHMELESGNSIWDEMLEVFKHLELQEQELRKLEKQMEQATNLPAADYDKLLQSYDRLQHAFQTNGGYQYESDIKAVLNGLNFQNFDYSTPITELSGGQKTRLALGKLLLQKPQLLILDEPTNHLDIDTLSWLENYLVNYPGAVVIVSHDRYFLDKTVSIVYEISRHRTKKYHGTYTKFLEQKELDYEQELREYEQQQSEIKKLEDFVQRNIVRASTTKRAQSRRKQLEKMDKLDRPLGDESSASFAFQINRRSGNDVLKIDNLAVRYDDESDPLFKNAKLHVNRGERIALVGPNGVGKTTLLKAIMGKLSPIEGTIHLGTNVQIGYYDQEQADLSSSKTILQELWDDYPIINEKDIRTVLGNFLFTGDDVLKPVLTLSGGEKARLALAKLMMQKANLLILDEPTNHLDIDSKEVLEAALNEFPGTIIFVSHDRYFINKITDQVAEMQRDGIKIYLGDYDYYLEKKEEEAELHRLQQNEKPIVKEEKKKLSFKEEKQLQSERRKKQRRVTEIEEKIEQLELEITKVEEKMAEPEVYQDHEKSLELNEKISEMNLEIEQLMDEWAVLQEA